The following coding sequences lie in one Spinacia oleracea cultivar Varoflay chromosome 1, BTI_SOV_V1, whole genome shotgun sequence genomic window:
- the LOC110793756 gene encoding E3 ubiquitin-protein ligase AIRP2, protein MEMVYYQLGRSSYQDLLKELEADIQHANALVAEIPKPKNGVCLHMKLEYNQLSPLIFLLLQWLDSSCSCLFPLYFNLFNILIYEVYPDGRTHMPTQGSKATVREFYAIILPSLTRLHNDLVERESATNLTKKSEKKEVLVGHGRLQNAIDQEREDECGICLVPTTKMVLPGCCHAMCINCYRNWNTRSASCPFCRGGLKRVKSEDLWVLTSESEVIDAETVSTEELSRFYLYIQSLPKDKTDAPFWVYNYLI, encoded by the exons ATGGAAATGGTCTATTATCAACTAGGAAGGTCATCATACCAAGATTTACTCAAGGAGCTAGAAGCTGATATACAACATGCCAATGCTTT GGTAGCAGAAATTCCAAAACCAAAAAATGGTGTTTGCCTTCACATGAAGTTGGAGTACAATCAATTGTCTCCTTTGATTTTCCTTTTGCTACAATGGCTTGATAGTTCTTGTTCTTGCCTTTTCCCACTTTACTTCAATCTATTCAACATTCTAATCTATGAG GTTTATCCAGATGGAAGAACCCACATGCCTACACAAGGAAGCAAGGCAACAGTTAGGGAATTTTATG CTATTATACTTCCATCCCTTACACGGCTTCATAATGATttggtggagagagaaagtgctACGAATTTGACCAAGAAAAGCGAAAAGAAGGAGGTTTTAGTAGGGCATGGTAGGCTTCAAAACGCCATTGATCAAGAAAGAGAGGATGAATGTGGGATATGTTTGGTGCCAACTACTAAAATGGTCTTGCCTGGTTGCTGTCATGCAATGTGCATCAACTGTTACCGAAACTG GAATACAAGGTCTGCATCATGCCCATTTTGCAGAGGAGGGTTGAAAAGAGTGAAATCAGAGGATTTATGGGTTCTGACAAGTGAATCTGAAGTGATAGATGCAGAGACAGTTTCAACTGAGGAACTGTCAAGATTTTATCTGTATATTCAAAGTTTGCCCAAGGATAAAACAGATGCTCCTTTCTGGGTATATAACTACTTAATATGA
- the LOC110792940 gene encoding CST complex subunit TEN1: MASSVMSSGALLMLEELKPSSPHFQNGASLRVTGKLLDYKVETDVAIIIDGNATLKIDTQHLKIRCRVGSIYQFIGELFFDSENQPILKARIGRIVDGLDLNLYRQSLQLLKDFLAEEAHSQ, from the exons ATGGCATCATCTGTAATGAGTTCGGGTGCCTTGCTCATGTTGGAAGAGCTGAAACCATCTTCTCCACATTTCCAGAATGGAGCATCACTTCGAGTTACTGGAAA ATTATTGGACTATAAAGTGGAGACCGATGTGGCAATTATTATCGATGGAAATGCAACACTGAAGATTGACACACAACACTTGAAGATACGCTGTCGAGTGGGTTCCATCTACCAGTTTATAGGGGAACTCTTCTTTGATTCTGAAAATCAG CCGATACTGAAAGCACGGATTGGAAGGATTGTTGATGGCTTGGACCTTAATCTGTACCGTCAGTCTCTGCAGCTCTTGAAAGATTTTCTGGCAGAGGAAGCGCATAGCCAATGA
- the LOC110793766 gene encoding uncharacterized protein isoform X1 produces the protein MSQYAIMQGYGSKMREMEQEKKEIKRILVTFDIDGTLLQSDGSNSNHFHRAFSYAILQVFGIHGTIDVIQLHGSTDRAILVNTLVHYGIPSEAATEKLPVLMSKMTEYVKAHAKDLGEGLELLPGVESLLQALSSMDNVLIGLVTGNLEETAWMKLDSLGIKKYFSVPRFGGFGSDHIDRGHLIKIAAERAEKLYPGKFDSRVHVGDTPNDIIAAESEGAMAIGVCTGVFGKEELEQVSNGGAVILQDLCDYKNFCSLLGF, from the exons ATGTCACAATATGCAATTATGCAAGGCTATGGATCGAAAATG AGAGAGATGGAGCAAGAGAAGAAGGAAATCAAGAGAATTCTGGTGACGTTTGACATTGACGGAACCTTACTTCAAAGCGATGGTTCCAACTCTAACCATTTCCATCGTGCTTTCTCCTATGCTATCCTGCAAGTCTTTGGAATCCATGGTACTATCGACGTTATTCAG CTTCATGGTTCGACTGATCGTGCAATTCTCGTGAACACGCTTGTCCACTATGGTATACCATCTGAG GCTGCTACAGAGAAGCTCCCAGTTTTGATGTCAAAGATGACAGAATATGTAAAAGCTCATGCCAAAGACCTAGGAGAGGGTCTTGAATTGCTTCCTGGTGTTGAATCTCTTCTTCAAGCCTTATCATCAATGGATAATGTACTCATCGGATTG GTTACTGGTAACTTGGAAGAGACGGCATGGATGAAATTGGACTCCTTGGGTATCAAGAAGTATTTTAGTGTTCCGCGTTTTGGAGG ATTTGGGAGTGATCACATTGATCGAGGTCACCTCATCAAAATTGCAGCTGAAAGGGCTGAAAAGCTTTATCCTGGGAAATTTGATTCCCGAGTCCATGTTGGAGACACC CCAAATGATATTATAGCAGCTGAATCTGAGGGAGCTATGGCAATAGGAGTTTGCACTGGTGTTTTCGGAAAGGAGGAGCTGGAGCAAGTCAGCAATGGAGGTGCGGTTATTCTCCAAGATCTTTGTGATTATAAAAACTTCTGTAGTTTGCTAGGTTTTTAA
- the LOC110792949 gene encoding mitochondrial import receptor subunit TOM9-2-like: MASGRKRIGSSSDNGGGVLARVTNTVSDSPIFQKGVQSASDVAGVTKKLLKSTGKAAWIVGTTFLVLALPLIIELERDGQLDAIELQQASLLGTPPPAAH, from the coding sequence atgGCGTCAGGAAGAAAGAGAATAGGATCAAGCAGCGACAATGGAGGCGGAGTATTAGCAAGAGTGACAAACACAGTTTCAGATTCACCAATCTTCCAAAAAGGGGTACAATCTGCTAGCGATGTGGCTGGTGTCACCAAGAAGCTGCTCAAGAGCACCGGAAAAGCTGCTTGGATCGTCGGCACCACTTTCCTCGTCCTTGCTCTCCCTCTCATCATCGAGCTCGAGCGCGATGGTCAGTTGGATGCTATAGAGCTTCAGCAGGCTAGTCTTCTCGGCACCCCTCCCCCCGCCGCCCATTAA
- the LOC110793773 gene encoding cytochrome P450 77A2-like produces MDFSSYYHLIFITLALLVITTVSFTYKSTSKSKATKTSWSGSGARRSLPPGPPGWPIVGNLFQVANSGKQFFEYVRELAPKYGPIFTLKMGSRTLIIVSSAELAHEALIEKGQVFATRPAETPTRGIFSCDKFTVNAAVYGPVWRSLRKNMVQNGLSSSRLKEFKSVRNIAMDKFIERIKVEAEKDQNGVVYVLKNARFAVFCILLAMCFGVEMSEETVEKIDHTLKEVLITVSPRIDDYLPILGLFFSKQRKEALEVRRKQIETLRPFIEQRRAILRAGLASDPTATPFSYLDTLFDLQIEGRKSGPTEPEIVTLCSEFINGGTDTTATAIEWAMARLIETPEMQDKIYEEIRSKVGTRSVEEADLDKMPYLHAFVKELLRKHPPTYFSLTHAVTEPATLGGYHIPTGCNVDLYLPGISEDPKLWKNPKKFDPERFLSGGEDADMNGVKEVKMIPFGAGRRVCPGLSMATIHVNLLIARLVQEFEWRAFPENTKVDFSEKLEFTVIMKNPLRAKIIPRV; encoded by the coding sequence ATGGATTTCTCTTCTTACTACCACCTCATTTTCATCACATTAGCACTCCTAGTTATCACAACCGTATCCTTCACTTACAAGTCCACTTCCAAGAGTAAAGCTACTAAAACCTCGTGGTCCGGGTCGGGGGCCCGACGTAGTCTTCCACCGGGCCCGCCGGGTTGGCCCATTGTTGGCAACCTGTTTCAGGTTGCCAACTCCGGGAAACAATTTTTCGAATATGTAAGAGAACTTGCACCAAAGTACGGCCCCATCTTCACCCTCAAAATGGGGTCACGTACTTTGATTATCGTTAGTAGCGCCGAGTTAGCTCACGAGGCGTTGATCGAGAAGGGTCAGGTGTTTGCAACCCGACCCGCCGAAACCCCGACCCGAGGGATATTCAGTTGCGATAAGTTCACCGTCAATGCGGCTGTTTACGGCCCGGTTTGGCGGTCGTTAAGAAAAAACATGGTGCAAAACGGGCTTAGTTCTTCTAGGTTAAAGGAATTCAAAAGTGTACGTAACATTGCCATGGATAAGTTCATAGAAAGGATTAAGGTTGAGGCGGAGAAGGATCAAAACGGCGTCGTTTACGTGTTGAAGAACGCTCGTTTCGCGGTGTTTTGCATCTTACTAGCCATGTGTTTTGGTGTTGAGATGAGTGAGGAAACTGTTGAGAAGATTGATCATACGTTAAAAGAGGTGTTGATTACGGTGAGCCCGCGTATAGACGATTACCTCCCTATCCTAGGGTTGTTTTTCTCTAAGCAACGTAAGGAAGCTCTTGAGGTACGTAGGAAACAGATCGAGACGTTAAGACCGTTTATTGAACAACGACGGGCCATTCTTCGGGCTGGGCTTGCTTCTGACCCGACCGCGACCCCGTTCTCGTACTTGGATACGTTGTTTGATCTTCAGATTGAGGGTCGGAAGTCAGGCCCGACTGAGCCCGAGATTGTGACCCTTTGTTCGGAGTTTATCAATGGGGGGACGGATACTACTGCGACTGCAATTGAGTGGGCCATGGCCCGGCTCATTGAGACCCCGGAAATGCAGGATAAGATATACGAGGAGATTCGATCCAAAGTAGGAACCCGATCCGTTGAGGAGGCGGACCTTGACAAAATGCCGTATTTGCATGCGTTTGTCAAGGAGCTCCTCCGTAAGCACCCTCCTACGTATTTTTCCCTCACTCATGCGGTTACCGAGCCCGCTACCCTCGGGGGATACCATATCCCCACGGGGTGTAACGTGGATCTTTACCTCCCCGGGATATCCGAGGACCCGAAGCTATGGAAAAACCCGAAGAAGTTTGATCCGGAACGGTTCTTATCGGGCGGGGAGGATGCGGATATGAATGGGGTTAAGGAAGTGAAAATGATCCCATTTGGGGCGGGTAGACGGGTTTGTCCGGGTTTGAGTATGGCTACAATTCATGTGAATTTACTAATTGCAAGGTTAGTCCAAGAATTTGAATGGAGGGCATTTCCGGAAAATACTAAGGTGGATTTTAGTGAGAAATTGGAGTTTACTGTGATCATGAAGAATCCATTGAGAGCTAAGATCATTCCAAGggtttga
- the LOC110793766 gene encoding uncharacterized protein isoform X3: protein MLLRVAKIQFLAEDICNYLFLLRLHGSTDRAILVNTLVHYGIPSEAATEKLPVLMSKMTEYVKAHAKDLGEGLELLPGVESLLQALSSMDNVLIGLVTGNLEETAWMKLDSLGIKKYFSVPRFGGFGSDHIDRGHLIKIAAERAEKLYPGKFDSRVHVGDTPNDIIAAESEGAMAIGVCTGVFGKEELEQVSNGGAVILQDLCDYKNFCSLLGF, encoded by the exons ATGCTTTTAAGAGTCGCAAAAATTCAGTTTCTAGCTGAGGATATCTGTAATTATTTGTTCCTGTTAAGG CTTCATGGTTCGACTGATCGTGCAATTCTCGTGAACACGCTTGTCCACTATGGTATACCATCTGAG GCTGCTACAGAGAAGCTCCCAGTTTTGATGTCAAAGATGACAGAATATGTAAAAGCTCATGCCAAAGACCTAGGAGAGGGTCTTGAATTGCTTCCTGGTGTTGAATCTCTTCTTCAAGCCTTATCATCAATGGATAATGTACTCATCGGATTG GTTACTGGTAACTTGGAAGAGACGGCATGGATGAAATTGGACTCCTTGGGTATCAAGAAGTATTTTAGTGTTCCGCGTTTTGGAGG ATTTGGGAGTGATCACATTGATCGAGGTCACCTCATCAAAATTGCAGCTGAAAGGGCTGAAAAGCTTTATCCTGGGAAATTTGATTCCCGAGTCCATGTTGGAGACACC CCAAATGATATTATAGCAGCTGAATCTGAGGGAGCTATGGCAATAGGAGTTTGCACTGGTGTTTTCGGAAAGGAGGAGCTGGAGCAAGTCAGCAATGGAGGTGCGGTTATTCTCCAAGATCTTTGTGATTATAAAAACTTCTGTAGTTTGCTAGGTTTTTAA
- the LOC110793766 gene encoding uncharacterized protein isoform X2 — translation MEQEKKEIKRILVTFDIDGTLLQSDGSNSNHFHRAFSYAILQVFGIHGTIDVIQLHGSTDRAILVNTLVHYGIPSEAATEKLPVLMSKMTEYVKAHAKDLGEGLELLPGVESLLQALSSMDNVLIGLVTGNLEETAWMKLDSLGIKKYFSVPRFGGFGSDHIDRGHLIKIAAERAEKLYPGKFDSRVHVGDTPNDIIAAESEGAMAIGVCTGVFGKEELEQVSNGGAVILQDLCDYKNFCSLLGF, via the exons ATGGAGCAAGAGAAGAAGGAAATCAAGAGAATTCTGGTGACGTTTGACATTGACGGAACCTTACTTCAAAGCGATGGTTCCAACTCTAACCATTTCCATCGTGCTTTCTCCTATGCTATCCTGCAAGTCTTTGGAATCCATGGTACTATCGACGTTATTCAG CTTCATGGTTCGACTGATCGTGCAATTCTCGTGAACACGCTTGTCCACTATGGTATACCATCTGAG GCTGCTACAGAGAAGCTCCCAGTTTTGATGTCAAAGATGACAGAATATGTAAAAGCTCATGCCAAAGACCTAGGAGAGGGTCTTGAATTGCTTCCTGGTGTTGAATCTCTTCTTCAAGCCTTATCATCAATGGATAATGTACTCATCGGATTG GTTACTGGTAACTTGGAAGAGACGGCATGGATGAAATTGGACTCCTTGGGTATCAAGAAGTATTTTAGTGTTCCGCGTTTTGGAGG ATTTGGGAGTGATCACATTGATCGAGGTCACCTCATCAAAATTGCAGCTGAAAGGGCTGAAAAGCTTTATCCTGGGAAATTTGATTCCCGAGTCCATGTTGGAGACACC CCAAATGATATTATAGCAGCTGAATCTGAGGGAGCTATGGCAATAGGAGTTTGCACTGGTGTTTTCGGAAAGGAGGAGCTGGAGCAAGTCAGCAATGGAGGTGCGGTTATTCTCCAAGATCTTTGTGATTATAAAAACTTCTGTAGTTTGCTAGGTTTTTAA